Within Micromonospora parathelypteridis, the genomic segment CCGCCGCCGTCCGGAGGCGCGGTGCAGCCGACACCGGGGACGGGCAACGGTGCGACGACCGATCCGGGGAATCCGGGGCAGCAACCGTCGGCCCCGCCACCGCCCTCTCCGACGCAGAGCAACGCGCCCGCCGGGAAGCAGATCCTCAGCTTCGCCAGCGACCGTTGCATCGACATCCCGGATGGCAACGCCACCGCCGGCGTCCGACTGCAGATCTGGGACTGCCGTCGGACCGCCAAGCAACTGTGGACCTTCCCCTCGGACGGCACGGTCCGGTCGATGGGCAAGTGCCTGGAGGTCGCCGGACACTCCACCCAGGATGGGGCGGCCATCCAACTGGCCGACTGCTCCGGCGCGGCGTCACAGAAGTTCACCCTCAACAAGGCCTACGACCTGGTGAACACCAAGGCGGACAGGTGCGTCGACGTGCTCGACGCGAACCCGGACAACGGCGCCCGACTGCAGCTCTGGCAGTGCAACGGGAATGCGAACCAGAAATGGCGGGCCACCTGAGCCTGACTGCGGGCGCTGCGGTGGTTACGGTCGTGGATGTCGCGGATCCCCGACCGATCGAGGAGTGATCGCATGGCCCCCTCTCCGTCCCGGCTCTTCGCGGAGATAGCGACGGCCGAACCACCGGTCGAGACCCCAGTGCTCATGCGACGTGCCGTGGTCCTCGGCGGCAGCATGGCCGGGCTGATGGCTGCTCGGGTGTTGAGCGACCACGCCGAGGAAGTGCTGATCATCGAACGGGACCCGTCCGATGTCGATGCCGGACCACGGCCGGGTGTGCCGCAGGGCAGCCAGGTGCACGCGCTGCTGCCCGCCGGTCAGGTCCAGTTGGAACGATGGTTTCCCGGCATCGCCGACGAGGCGCTCGCGCTCGGCGCCCCTCCGCCGCCGAGCGACCAGGGCACGGCGAAGGTCTTCGTCAACGGCATGCTGGGGCTGCCGCCGGCCACGACCGACACCGGGCCGGCGCTGATCACCACGCGTCCCTTCCTGGAAGCGCTGGTCCGCCGTCGGACCCTCGCCGTCGACAACATCCGCCTGGTGTACGGCCGGGCGGAGGGCCTGCTCTTCGACGAGCGGCGGGTCACCGGCGCCCGGTACGTGCCCGAGGGCGGCACCGAACCGCTCGTCGAAGCGGCGGACCTGGTGGTCGACGCGATGGGGCGGTCCAGCCGGGTCAGCGACTGGCTGGCCGAGCACGGGTGGCCCCGCCCGCCGATGCAACGAATGCCGATCAAACTGAACTACGCGACGGCGCTCTACAAGCGCGACGAGAAGGTCAGCGACGCCTGGGTGGCGGTCTTCCACACCATGGCGGGCAAGGGGCGTACGGCCCGGATCGGTGGGATCAACTCGGTCGAGGGTGACCGGTGGATCATGCTGGTGGCCGGCTACGACGAGGACCGGCCCAGCCGCGACGTCGCCGACTTCACCGCCCGCTGCCGGGAACACTATCCGCAGATGTTCGGCGACATCGCCGAGCGCGGGGAGATGCTGGGTGGGGTGGTCACCTACCACCAGGCGGACAGCCGACGCCGGGACTTCCACAAGCTCGACCGCCTGCCCGCCGGGTTGGTCGCCGCCGGTGACGCGGTCGCGTCCTTCAATCCGGTGTACGGGCAGGGCATGACCTCCGCGACGCTGCACGCCTCCTGCCTGTCGGCATACCTGCGGTCCGGCCCGAAGCCGCACGACGAGCCCGCGCGGGCGTACTTCGACCAGGTTCGCGTGGTCGTCGACGCCGCCTGGCAGATCTCCACCACCGCCGACATCGAGCTGCCGCACGTCGACGGGCCGTACCCGCCCGGCTACAAGGTCACCAAGTGGTTCGGTGACCTGCTCTTCCGGACGTCGCTGACCGATCCGGTGCTCAACGCCCGGCTCGGTCGGGTCACCACCATGCTCGACCACCCGGCGACCCTGAGCCGTCCCGGCACGCTGCTGCGGGCCCTCCGACTCGGCTTGTTCGGGGGCTCTCGGCGGTGATTCGGCGGGAACCCGCAGTAACCGGGAGGCTCGGCGGCGCATGATGGGTCGGGGAGGGGTGCTGCGACGAACCCGGGGGAGCAGGCGTGCTCGGAACCAGCCTCCTTGGCCGGCTCCGCCGCCGTGACCCGGGGGACGCCATCCTGCGGCGAGCGGCACGGCTGACGCTCGTCGCGTCCGTCGTCTTCTACGGCTGCCGTTACGGCGCGGGCAGCCCGGTGCTCGCCACCTACGGCCTGTTCGGCGCGATCGCCGCCGGGGCGTTCGCGCAGCTGCCCGGTCCGGCGCCGCAACGGGCGCGGATCCTCGTCATGTCCCTGCCGGCGGTCTGGGCGCTGATCGCCGCGGGCTCGCTGCTGGCGTGGAACACGTGGGCGGCAGCCGGCGGCATGCTGGTCATCGGCTTCGTCGTGGCGTTCGCCGGGGTGGGCAATCCACGCCTGGTGGGGTTGGCGAGCGCGTTTCAGCTCTTCTACATCCTGGCGTCCTTCCCGCCGTACCAGCCGGGCACCGTGCCGGAGCGACTCGGCGGGGTCACGCTCGCCATCGTGCTGCTCGCCGCGGCCGAGGTGCTCCTCTGGCCCGACCCGGTGCCGGTCTCCTACCGGCAGCGCCTCGCCGAGGCGGCGGGCGGCGTCGCGGCGTTCCTCGATGCCGCCGCCGACGGATTGACCGACCCGCAGGCCGATCCGGGTGGCCGGGACACGCGGCGCGAACGGGCTTACGACCTGGTCGCCGCCATCGAGTTGGGCCGCAACCCTCCCGAGTGGGCCCCCAGCGCGGCGGGCGCTCAGGATCGGGCGCTACGGATCTGCGCGGCCGCGTTACGGGAGGTCTTCGTCGAGGCGGACCGGCTGGCCGCGGACACCCCGTCGGAGCCGATCCCGGACCTGGCGGCGGCGCGTCTGCTGCGCGCGTGTGCGGAGACGACTCGCGCCACCGGCCGGGCCCTGTCGCCGGGTGGCCCGACAGTGGAACTCGGCGACCTGGACGCCGCGATCGGGCGCGCCGAGGTGGCGTACCCCGAAGGAGAGGGTGACGGCCACGACGCGCCGGACGTCCCCCGGTTGTGTCGGGACGCGACGGCGCTGGCCCTCGCCGACCAGGCGCGGATCTTCGCCGTCGGTGTTCGGGTGGCGACCGGGTCGCCGCTCGACGGTGCGGACACCTACTCGGGGCTCTTCGAGTACGCGCGGCACAGCCCCTGGAGGCTGTACTGGTGGCAGTTCCGCGCCCACCTGGCGCCCCGCTCCGCCCACCTGCACAGCTCGGTGCGGCTGGCCGTGGCGCTCGCCATCGCCCGGGTCGCCGCCGGGCTGTTGCAGCTCACCCACGGTTTCTGGGTGCTGCTGGCCACCCTGACGGTCCTGCGGACCTCGGCCGCCGACACCCGCACCGCGTTGCGGCCGGCCGTGCTGGGCACGGTCGCCGGTGCCGTCGTCAGCGGCGGGCTGATGCTGGTCGTCGACGATCCGATCATCTACGCGGTCGTACTGCCGATCACCTTGATGCTGGCCTTCGGTGTTGGTCGTCTGCTCGGTCCGGTGTGGCAGCAGGCGCTGTTCACGCTGCTGCTGACGGGCGTCTTCACCCAGCTCAACCCCGAAGGGTGGAAGCTCGCCGAGGCCCGTCTCGTCGACGTGCTGCTCGGTGTGGTGATCGGCGTGCTCGCCGGCGTGGCGATGTGGCCGCGTGGGGCGAGCCACGACCTGCGGCTCAACGCCACCCGCTATCTGGCGACCAGCGCGGACGCCGTCGAGCAGACCATCCAGGCGGTGCTCGGCGGCGCTCCGCCACCGGACCGTGCCCTGGGGAGGGTCCGGCAGCGGATGATCCTGGTCGACTCGTCGTACTGCCAGTACCACTCGGAGCGGCACGGCCCGCACAACCGGCAGGTGAACTGGGACGCCGTCCTCAGCGCCGGGCACCGCGTGGTGCCCGGCGCCGAGTCGCTGCTGCGCCGCAACCCGCCCGGCTGCCTCGCCGGTTGGCCCGCGGCCGCGACGCTGCTGCGGGACTCCGCCGGGCAACTGCGATCGGCGTACGACGACCTCGCGGCCGAGGTGGCGCACGGCCACGCCTCGGCCCCGGTGCCCGCCCCGACCGGCTGTGCCGGTGAACTGGACCGGATCCGTCCGCTGCTCAGCGAGGGTGACGCGCGGTCGGTCCGACACCTCGTGGAGGTCGACCGGTGGCTCGCCGGCCTGATGGACAGCATCGCCCGCATCCATCCGCCTGCTGGCGGGCCGGCTGGCCGGGGCGGGGACTCCTGACGATGTGACCGATCCGGTGCTCCAACCAGTCTTCACCTGTGGGAGTCCACCGGATCACGGGAGTGCACCATGGATCAGAACCTGCGGATGCTCTTCGACCGCGCCCTGGCCGACGAGCCCGAGCCGCCCTCGGTCGACCTGGCCGGTCACGCCATGGCCATCGGTGGCAGGCTGCGCCGCCGCCGGGAGCAGACCGTTGCGGCAGGTGTGGCGGCCGTGGTCACCGTCGCGGCGGTGGGGGTGGCGAGCGTGGCGAGACCGCCGGACCGCTCGGCGCCTCCCCCGACGGCGGTGCCGGCGGCGTTCGGCATGCTCGTGAACAAGGCGTGCGCGTTTCCCGCCCGGGAGACCGCTACCGACGCGTCGGTCTTCCTCACCATGGAGATCACCGATCAGCAGCGCAGCGCCGTCAACCGCGCGTTGGCCACGGATCCGGCCGTCGGGACCCTGGTGTTCGAGAGTCGCGACCAGGCGCTGGCCAGGTACAGGAAGATCTTCGCGGATGTCCCGGAACTCGTCGCCCCCGTCCGGGCCGACCAGCTTCCCGAGTCGTTTCGGATCAAGCTGACCGGGCGGTCCCAGTACGCCAACCTGGCTGTCCGTGTCGAACGCATGCCCGGGGTGGACGAGATGATCGGCATCGACTGCCCGGCCGGCACGAGCGCTTCGGCGGTCGACTGATGGCACCTGCCCGTTGGGGCGCGGCCCGGCGGCGCGAGCAGACCGCCCGGCAGGCGGAGTTCACCGCGTTCGTCGAAACCTCCGCACCGAGGCTGCGACGGACCGCCTACCTGATGTGCCGCGACTGGCACCTCGCACAGGACCTGACCCAGACCACCTTCGCGAAGATGTACGCGAACTGGGGCAGGATCCGGCACACCGTGAACCTCGACGCGTACAGCCGGCGTGTCCTCATGAACGCCGTCTTCGACCAGGCCAAGCGGCGCAGTGCCGCCGAAATCGTGCTCGCCGAGCTGCCCGAGGCACCGCCCCAACGACTCGACGACACCGTGGAACTGCACGTCGCCCTGCTTCAGGCGCTGGCCACCCTGCCGCTGCGCGACCAGGCCATCGTGGTGCTCCGCCACTGGGAGGATCAGAGCGTCGAGGCCGTCGCCAGCACCCTCGGCGTCACCGCGTCCGTGGTGAAGACGCAGAACGCCCGCGCACTGACCAAGCTGCGGGCGTTGCTCGGGCAGGACTTCGTACGGATCTGACAGGCCGCCGGTCGCCGATTGGCCGTGCCCGACGGACGCCGTCCCGCCTAGCGTCTTCCATATGGAGATCGAGCAGGCACAGAAGCTGTGGCAGCCGGAGCCCGGCTGGTTGAACACCGCCTCCTACGGGTTGCCGCCCGAGCCGGCGTGGACGGCGTTGCAGGACGCTCTCGCGGCCTGGCGGGTCGGCAGCACGTCGTGGGAGGGCTGGGGCGAGTCGGTGCAGCGGTCCCGAGTCGCGTTCGCCGCGCTGATCGGGGTGCCGGCCGATGACGTGGCGGTCGGCGCGGCCGTGTCGCAGGTCCTCGCGCCGGTCGCGGCGGCGCTGCCGGCCGGGGCGACGGTGGTGGTCCCCGACGTCGAGTTCACCTCGAACCTGTTCCCCTGGCTGGTCCAGGAGGATCGTGGCATCAAGGTCCGTACGGTGCCGCCGGACACCCTCGTCGACGCGATCGACGCCGACACCGATGTGGTCGCGTTCAGCCTGGTGCAGTCCGCCGACGGGGCCGTCAGCGCGTACGACGAGATCGTGGCCGCCGCCCGCGCGCACGGCGCGTTGGTGGTGGTGGACGCGACCCAGGCGTGCGGTTGGCTGCCGTTCGACGGGAGCCGCGCCGACGTGGTGGCGGTCGGTGGCTACAAGTGGCTGATGAATCCGCGTGGCACCGCGTTCGCCTATCTGGCCCCGGCGTTGCGCGAGCGGCTGCGCCCGGACGCCGCCGGCTGGTACGCGGGCGGTGACCCGCACGCCTCCTACTACGGCGCGCCGCTGCGGCTGGCCGACGACGCCCGCCGGTTCGACATCTCACCGGCCTGGTTCAGCTGGGTCGGCGCGGCGCCCGCCCTGGAGTTGGTGGCCGAGATCGGGGTGCCGGCGATCCGGGCGCACGACGTGGCGCTCGCCAACCGGTTTCTGACCGGGCTGGGCCGGCCGCCGGGGGAGAGCGCCATCGTCAGCGTCGACGTGCCCGACGCGCAGCAGCGGCTGGCGGCGGCCGGCATCCGGGCGGCGGTCCGGGCCGGACGGGTCCGCGCCTCCTTCCACATCTACTCCACCGAGGCTGATGTGGACGCGGCCCTCACGGCGTTGACGGGCTGACCCGTTCAGGCCAGGTGACCGCCGATCTTCGTGTATCCGCGCAGCAGATCGCGGGAGATGATCAGCCGCTGCATCTCGTCGGTGCCCTCGAAGATCCGGTAGAGCCGGACCTGCCGGTACCAGCGTTCGATGGGCAGCTCACGGGTGTAGCCCATGCCGCCGTGGATCTGGAGCACCCGGTCGACCACCCGGTTGACCATCCCGGCGCCGTAGAGCTTGCCCATCGACGAGGCGTGCCGGGGGTCCAGGCCCTGGTCCACCGTCCATGCCGAGCGCAGCACCAGCCAGCGGGCCGCCTCCAACTCCGTCTCCGAGTCGGCGATCATCCACTGGATGGCCTGGTTGGTGCCGATCTTCGTGCCGAAGGTCTCCCGGGTGTTGGCGTAGTCGATCGCCATCTGCAGGACCCGCTCGGCGATGCCGATGGCGTGTGACGGGATGGTGTAGCGGCCCTTGCCGATCCACTCCATGCCCAGCGTGAAGCCCTGCCCGATCTCGCCGAGGATGTTGCGGTGCGGCACGCGTACGCCGTCGAAGATGAGCGACGCCGGCCCGCCCTCGCCCATGGTCTGGATGAACTCCGAGCGCCAGCCCATCGCCCGGTCCACCAGGAACGCGGTGGCCCCACCGTTGCGGGCGCCCTTCTCCCGGTCGGTGACCGCGACCACGATGACGAAGTCGGCGTCGTGGCC encodes:
- a CDS encoding RICIN domain-containing protein — translated: MPVQGAPVTGGSPSKPAGPPPSGGAVQPTPGTGNGATTDPGNPGQQPSAPPPPSPTQSNAPAGKQILSFASDRCIDIPDGNATAGVRLQIWDCRRTAKQLWTFPSDGTVRSMGKCLEVAGHSTQDGAAIQLADCSGAASQKFTLNKAYDLVNTKADRCVDVLDANPDNGARLQLWQCNGNANQKWRAT
- a CDS encoding FAD-dependent oxidoreductase, whose translation is MAPSPSRLFAEIATAEPPVETPVLMRRAVVLGGSMAGLMAARVLSDHAEEVLIIERDPSDVDAGPRPGVPQGSQVHALLPAGQVQLERWFPGIADEALALGAPPPPSDQGTAKVFVNGMLGLPPATTDTGPALITTRPFLEALVRRRTLAVDNIRLVYGRAEGLLFDERRVTGARYVPEGGTEPLVEAADLVVDAMGRSSRVSDWLAEHGWPRPPMQRMPIKLNYATALYKRDEKVSDAWVAVFHTMAGKGRTARIGGINSVEGDRWIMLVAGYDEDRPSRDVADFTARCREHYPQMFGDIAERGEMLGGVVTYHQADSRRRDFHKLDRLPAGLVAAGDAVASFNPVYGQGMTSATLHASCLSAYLRSGPKPHDEPARAYFDQVRVVVDAAWQISTTADIELPHVDGPYPPGYKVTKWFGDLLFRTSLTDPVLNARLGRVTTMLDHPATLSRPGTLLRALRLGLFGGSRR
- a CDS encoding FUSC family protein; the encoded protein is MLGTSLLGRLRRRDPGDAILRRAARLTLVASVVFYGCRYGAGSPVLATYGLFGAIAAGAFAQLPGPAPQRARILVMSLPAVWALIAAGSLLAWNTWAAAGGMLVIGFVVAFAGVGNPRLVGLASAFQLFYILASFPPYQPGTVPERLGGVTLAIVLLAAAEVLLWPDPVPVSYRQRLAEAAGGVAAFLDAAADGLTDPQADPGGRDTRRERAYDLVAAIELGRNPPEWAPSAAGAQDRALRICAAALREVFVEADRLAADTPSEPIPDLAAARLLRACAETTRATGRALSPGGPTVELGDLDAAIGRAEVAYPEGEGDGHDAPDVPRLCRDATALALADQARIFAVGVRVATGSPLDGADTYSGLFEYARHSPWRLYWWQFRAHLAPRSAHLHSSVRLAVALAIARVAAGLLQLTHGFWVLLATLTVLRTSAADTRTALRPAVLGTVAGAVVSGGLMLVVDDPIIYAVVLPITLMLAFGVGRLLGPVWQQALFTLLLTGVFTQLNPEGWKLAEARLVDVLLGVVIGVLAGVAMWPRGASHDLRLNATRYLATSADAVEQTIQAVLGGAPPPDRALGRVRQRMILVDSSYCQYHSERHGPHNRQVNWDAVLSAGHRVVPGAESLLRRNPPGCLAGWPAAATLLRDSAGQLRSAYDDLAAEVAHGHASAPVPAPTGCAGELDRIRPLLSEGDARSVRHLVEVDRWLAGLMDSIARIHPPAGGPAGRGGDS
- a CDS encoding permease-like cell division protein FtsX, which translates into the protein MDQNLRMLFDRALADEPEPPSVDLAGHAMAIGGRLRRRREQTVAAGVAAVVTVAAVGVASVARPPDRSAPPPTAVPAAFGMLVNKACAFPARETATDASVFLTMEITDQQRSAVNRALATDPAVGTLVFESRDQALARYRKIFADVPELVAPVRADQLPESFRIKLTGRSQYANLAVRVERMPGVDEMIGIDCPAGTSASAVD
- a CDS encoding SigE family RNA polymerase sigma factor, with translation MAPARWGAARRREQTARQAEFTAFVETSAPRLRRTAYLMCRDWHLAQDLTQTTFAKMYANWGRIRHTVNLDAYSRRVLMNAVFDQAKRRSAAEIVLAELPEAPPQRLDDTVELHVALLQALATLPLRDQAIVVLRHWEDQSVEAVASTLGVTASVVKTQNARALTKLRALLGQDFVRI
- a CDS encoding aminotransferase class V-fold PLP-dependent enzyme; the protein is MEIEQAQKLWQPEPGWLNTASYGLPPEPAWTALQDALAAWRVGSTSWEGWGESVQRSRVAFAALIGVPADDVAVGAAVSQVLAPVAAALPAGATVVVPDVEFTSNLFPWLVQEDRGIKVRTVPPDTLVDAIDADTDVVAFSLVQSADGAVSAYDEIVAAARAHGALVVVDATQACGWLPFDGSRADVVAVGGYKWLMNPRGTAFAYLAPALRERLRPDAAGWYAGGDPHASYYGAPLRLADDARRFDISPAWFSWVGAAPALELVAEIGVPAIRAHDVALANRFLTGLGRPPGESAIVSVDVPDAQQRLAAAGIRAAVRAGRVRASFHIYSTEADVDAALTALTG
- a CDS encoding acyl-CoA dehydrogenase family protein encodes the protein MDFSLTDEERAVRDTVRSFIRREVMPLEAEVLRRERAHQPGLDHSELRELQLKARKFGFWGLATPEQYGGMNLPAVLQSLIWTELGHTFVPFRFGGEADNILFHATEEQKREFLIPTIEGERRSCFAITEPGAGSDAANIRLSARRDGDDWVLDGEKTFITGGHDADFVIVVAVTDREKGARNGGATAFLVDRAMGWRSEFIQTMGEGGPASLIFDGVRVPHRNILGEIGQGFTLGMEWIGKGRYTIPSHAIGIAERVLQMAIDYANTRETFGTKIGTNQAIQWMIADSETELEAARWLVLRSAWTVDQGLDPRHASSMGKLYGAGMVNRVVDRVLQIHGGMGYTRELPIERWYRQVRLYRIFEGTDEMQRLIISRDLLRGYTKIGGHLA